A region from the Stutzerimonas stutzeri genome encodes:
- a CDS encoding PAS domain-containing protein yields the protein MINAKLLQLVVEASNDGIVVAEQEGDDNILIYANPAFQRLTGYEVDEILYQDCRFLQADDRDQPAIAAIREAIRTGTPCRHVIRNYRKDGAAFWNELSITPVFNEGDQLTYYIGIQKDVTATVEAEQRVRELEAEVATLREQLAAIGG from the coding sequence ATGATCAATGCGAAATTGCTGCAGTTGGTGGTCGAGGCCTCCAATGACGGAATCGTGGTTGCCGAACAGGAAGGCGACGACAATATCCTCATCTACGCCAACCCGGCCTTTCAACGGCTCACCGGTTACGAGGTCGACGAGATTCTCTACCAGGACTGTCGCTTCCTGCAGGCCGACGACCGTGACCAGCCCGCGATCGCCGCGATCCGCGAGGCGATTCGTACCGGCACGCCCTGCCGGCACGTCATTCGCAACTACCGCAAGGACGGCGCTGCCTTCTGGAACGAGCTGTCCATCACGCCCGTGTTTAACGAAGGCGATCAGCTCACCTACTACATCGGTATCCAGAAAGACGTCACCGCGACCGTCGAAGCCGAGCAACGGGTCCGTGAACTGGAGGCTGAAGTCGCGACCCTTCGCGAGCAGCTCGCCGCGATTGGCGGCTGA
- a CDS encoding EAL domain-containing protein, which yields MTSYAFVENATVLLALCWLLSFTARHWGQKHHLSEQFIAGLWFGGACITGMLMPIAAQSGIIFDARTVVLSIAALFGGPLVAGIAGLVTAAYRVWLGGSGVWVGLLNVALPIGLGLGYRYFYRRGRIAVGFWQLLVFGLLLHAGVVASLLLLPAPFVKPTLEQVALPMLLVLPTAVVLLGLLLADMLNREQIERAMHLSEARLRAITQAIPDVLLVIDEDGCYLEVIANDAALLQDVKDRLVGKTLEDILPAPQAKKFRELIRTTLASNAPGLLEYSIQTADGLKVYEVRAQRLNVAQSYKPAVVCLSRDISDRAHAEQERRIASIAFESQQGMIITNADNRILRVNQAFSEISGYSAEEAIGQDTRLLASGRHSAEFYLNMWRSIQQTGAWQGEIWNRRKSGEVYPEWLAISTVLDAQGKVSNYVAAFTDITERKQAEERIHHLAFYDPLSGLPNRRLLLDRLRQALAATARSQHYGALMFIDLDNFKNVNDLHGHQAGDQLLCVVAERLGGEVRSTDTVARLGGDEFVVMLEDLDVNAEYAAAQAEQIGEKILSALNEPYRLGSLLLHSSASMGVVLISSSDGDAEELMKRADMSMYEAKQAGKNALRFFDPRMQQAVQERLRLEDEIRRGLEAGEFVIHFQPQIERHRGLIGAEALVRWQHPQRGLLSPVHFIGPAERAGLIEALDFVVLTQACEQLAAWAGRPQWCSLTLAVNLSASLLYQADFVRRLLELLARTGANPRLLKLEITESLLLDDMEEAVIRMKTLKQHGIRFSIDDFGTGYSSMAYLQRLPLDQLKIDQSFVRQLADDASSQTIVRATCALAAGFNLEVIAEGVETEAQRALLIANGCDMFQGYLFSRPVPLEEFEALKLESAH from the coding sequence TTGACTTCTTACGCTTTCGTCGAAAACGCCACGGTGCTACTCGCCCTCTGCTGGTTGTTGTCTTTCACAGCGCGCCATTGGGGGCAGAAGCATCATCTGTCGGAGCAGTTCATAGCTGGCCTGTGGTTCGGTGGCGCCTGCATCACCGGCATGCTCATGCCCATCGCAGCGCAATCGGGCATCATTTTCGATGCACGCACCGTGGTGCTGAGCATTGCGGCGCTGTTCGGTGGGCCGCTCGTGGCCGGCATCGCGGGGCTGGTGACCGCCGCTTATCGGGTATGGCTCGGCGGCTCGGGGGTCTGGGTCGGGCTGCTCAACGTGGCGCTGCCGATTGGGCTGGGCCTCGGCTATCGCTACTTTTATCGGCGCGGCCGGATAGCTGTCGGCTTCTGGCAGTTGCTGGTGTTCGGCCTGTTGCTGCATGCCGGGGTGGTGGCCTCGCTCCTGCTGCTGCCAGCCCCTTTCGTCAAACCTACCCTGGAGCAAGTGGCGCTTCCGATGTTGCTGGTCTTGCCGACCGCGGTGGTCCTGCTGGGACTGCTACTGGCCGACATGCTCAACCGCGAGCAGATCGAACGGGCGATGCACCTGAGCGAGGCCCGCCTGAGGGCCATCACCCAGGCGATACCCGATGTACTGCTGGTCATTGATGAAGACGGCTGCTATCTGGAAGTCATCGCCAATGACGCGGCCCTGCTTCAGGACGTCAAGGACAGACTGGTCGGCAAGACTCTCGAAGACATACTGCCCGCGCCACAGGCCAAGAAGTTTCGCGAGCTGATCCGCACCACACTCGCCAGCAACGCCCCGGGACTGCTCGAGTATTCGATCCAGACCGCCGACGGCCTCAAGGTGTATGAGGTCCGGGCCCAGCGCCTCAACGTGGCACAGTCCTACAAACCAGCGGTAGTCTGCCTGAGCCGGGACATCAGCGATCGTGCCCATGCGGAGCAGGAGCGCCGCATCGCCTCGATCGCCTTCGAGTCGCAGCAAGGCATGATCATCACCAACGCCGACAACCGCATCCTGCGGGTCAACCAGGCGTTCAGCGAAATCAGTGGCTACAGCGCCGAGGAAGCCATCGGCCAGGACACGCGCCTGCTCGCCTCCGGTCGTCATTCGGCCGAGTTCTACCTGAACATGTGGCGCAGCATCCAGCAGACCGGTGCCTGGCAGGGCGAGATATGGAACCGGCGCAAGAGCGGCGAGGTGTACCCCGAGTGGCTGGCGATCAGTACGGTGCTCGACGCTCAGGGCAAGGTTTCCAACTACGTGGCGGCCTTCACCGACATCACCGAGCGCAAGCAAGCCGAAGAACGTATCCATCACCTGGCCTTCTATGATCCCTTGAGCGGCCTGCCCAACCGCCGCCTGTTGCTCGACCGCCTCAGACAGGCATTGGCCGCGACGGCCCGTAGCCAGCACTACGGCGCGCTGATGTTCATCGACCTGGACAACTTCAAGAACGTCAACGACCTCCACGGCCATCAGGCCGGGGATCAACTGCTCTGCGTGGTGGCCGAGCGACTCGGTGGTGAAGTGCGCAGTACTGACACGGTGGCACGTCTGGGTGGCGACGAGTTCGTGGTCATGCTCGAGGACCTGGACGTCAACGCCGAGTATGCCGCCGCCCAGGCCGAGCAGATCGGCGAGAAGATACTCTCCGCGCTCAACGAGCCTTACCGGTTGGGCTCACTGCTATTGCACAGCAGTGCGAGCATGGGCGTGGTGCTGATCAGCTCCAGCGACGGCGACGCCGAAGAGCTGATGAAGCGCGCCGACATGTCCATGTACGAGGCCAAGCAGGCTGGCAAGAACGCCCTGCGCTTCTTCGACCCACGCATGCAACAGGCCGTACAGGAGCGTTTGCGCCTGGAAGACGAAATCCGCCGCGGTCTCGAGGCGGGCGAATTCGTGATTCATTTCCAGCCACAGATCGAGCGGCACCGAGGGTTGATAGGCGCCGAGGCGCTGGTGCGGTGGCAACATCCGCAGCGCGGCCTGCTTTCCCCGGTCCATTTCATCGGGCCAGCCGAGCGTGCCGGCCTGATCGAAGCGCTGGATTTCGTGGTGCTCACCCAAGCCTGCGAGCAACTGGCCGCCTGGGCTGGGCGTCCGCAATGGTGCAGCCTGACGCTGGCGGTCAACCTCAGCGCGAGCCTGCTGTATCAGGCCGACTTCGTTCGGCGCTTGCTCGAATTGCTCGCGCGCACCGGTGCCAATCCGCGCCTGCTCAAACTGGAAATCACCGAGTCGCTGCTGCTGGACGACATGGAAGAGGCAGTCATCCGGATGAAAACGCTGAAGCAGCACGGCATTCGCTTCTCCATTGACGACTTCGGTACCGGCTATTCGTCGATGGCCTATCTGCAACGCTTGCCGCTCGATCAGCTGAAGATCGACCAGTCGTTCGTGCGTCAGCTGGCCGATGACGCCAGCAGCCAGACCATCGTGCGGGCCACCTGCGCCCTCGCCGCCGGCTTCAACCTGGAAGTTATCGCCGAGGGCGTAGAAACCGAGGCGCAACGTGCGCTGCTGATCGCCAACGGCTGCGACATGTTCCAGGGCTACCTGTTCAGCCGCCCGGTGCCGCTGGAAGAGTTCGAAGCGCTGAAGCTCGAGTCTGCTCACTAG